From the Rhodoferax mekongensis genome, one window contains:
- a CDS encoding circularly permuted type 2 ATP-grasp protein, giving the protein MQKFDEMYTQLPYEFFSKGSQIRDHYKIYDEWLARQPGDMMAKRREEAEMIFRRVGITFAVYGEKDEDGSGTERLIPFDLIPRIIPAHEWSSMEKGLVQRVNALNRFIHDIYHDQDILKAGVVPRDQIEGNAQFRPEMVGVDVPHQIYSHISGIDIVRAPDAKGKGEYYVLEDNLRVPSGVSYMLEDRKMMMRLFPDLFSAHRVAPVAHYPDLLLETLRQSSPATTAEPTVVVLTPGMYNSAYFEHAFLAQQMGVELVEGQDLFVKDNFVYMRTTRGPRRVDVIYRRVDDDFLDPTVFRPTSTLGCAGLINAYRAGNVTICNAVGTGIADDKSIYPYVPKMIEFYLGEKPILNNVPTYMCRNKDDLAYTLANLKDLVVKEVHGAGGYGMLVGPAATKAEIEDFRKAVLANPAGYIAQPTLSLSSCPTFVESGIAPRHIDLRPYVLSGKTVQMVPGGLTRVALKEGSLVVNSSQGGGTKDTWILEEDVPAAPAATAATQSQTQSA; this is encoded by the coding sequence ATGCAGAAATTCGACGAGATGTACACCCAGCTCCCTTATGAATTTTTCAGCAAGGGCAGCCAGATAAGAGACCACTACAAGATTTACGACGAATGGCTTGCTCGCCAGCCCGGCGACATGATGGCCAAACGCCGCGAAGAAGCGGAGATGATCTTCCGCCGCGTGGGCATCACCTTCGCCGTCTATGGCGAAAAAGACGAGGACGGCTCCGGCACCGAGCGCCTGATCCCGTTTGACCTGATTCCCCGCATCATCCCGGCCCACGAGTGGTCCAGCATGGAAAAAGGCTTGGTGCAGCGTGTCAATGCGCTCAACCGCTTCATCCACGACATTTACCACGACCAGGATATTCTGAAAGCCGGTGTGGTGCCGCGTGACCAGATTGAAGGCAACGCCCAGTTCCGCCCCGAGATGGTGGGGGTGGATGTGCCGCACCAGATTTATTCCCATATTTCCGGCATCGACATCGTGCGTGCGCCGGACGCCAAGGGCAAGGGCGAGTACTACGTGCTCGAAGACAATCTGCGCGTACCCAGCGGCGTGAGCTACATGCTGGAAGACCGCAAGATGATGATGCGGCTCTTCCCTGACCTCTTTTCAGCCCACCGCGTGGCGCCTGTGGCTCATTACCCTGACTTGCTGCTGGAAACCCTTCGACAGAGCAGCCCTGCCACCACGGCCGAGCCCACCGTGGTGGTGCTCACCCCCGGCATGTACAACAGCGCCTACTTTGAGCACGCCTTCCTCGCCCAGCAAATGGGTGTGGAGCTGGTGGAGGGGCAGGACTTGTTTGTCAAAGACAACTTTGTCTACATGCGCACCACCCGCGGCCCGCGCCGTGTGGATGTGATCTACCGCCGTGTGGACGACGACTTCCTGGACCCCACTGTCTTCCGCCCCACATCGACCTTGGGTTGCGCTGGCCTCATCAACGCCTACCGCGCGGGCAATGTGACCATCTGCAACGCCGTGGGTACCGGTATTGCGGACGACAAGTCCATCTACCCCTATGTGCCCAAGATGATCGAGTTCTATTTGGGTGAAAAGCCCATCCTGAACAACGTGCCCACCTACATGTGCCGCAACAAGGATGACTTGGCCTACACCCTGGCCAACTTGAAAGACCTGGTGGTAAAAGAAGTGCATGGCGCCGGCGGCTACGGCATGCTGGTGGGGCCTGCTGCCACCAAGGCCGAGATAGAAGACTTCCGCAAAGCGGTGCTGGCCAACCCCGCCGGCTATATCGCCCAGCCCACCCTCAGCTTGTCGAGCTGCCCCACCTTTGTGGAGAGTGGTATTGCCCCACGCCACATCGATTTGCGCCCCTATGTGCTGTCTGGCAAGACCGTGCAAATGGTGCCCGGTGGCCTGACCCGCGTGGCCTTGAAAGAAGGTTCGCTGGTCGTTAACAGCAGCCAGGGCGGCGGCACCAAGGACACCTGGATTCTGGAAGAAGACGTGCCTGCGGCCCCCGCTGCAACAGCCGCCACCCAGTCGCAAACACAGTCAGCTTAA
- a CDS encoding AbrB family transcriptional regulator — protein MSFFRLQPRLHGPALLLCSALASAAFLLMGVPAGMLLGCMLAAVLLATQDMNVRVPAPLFAIGQSVIACLMARSLHFEVLHRVAGEWPLFLGIAFSVMAASALLGFWLMRSGLLPGSTAIWGLAPGAASAMVLMAGDFGADTRLVAFMQYLRVALVTAIASLVAHFAAGASLGQTAAGWDVQLAHWLHIQNPLHAGLTLALVLAAAGLGRTLAFPGGPLLIPMVLALAMDNFSPWKLELPGPLLALAYAALGWGIGLRFNRAILEHAWRVLPRVLVAIAALIVLGLLIAGCLMGFAGVAPLTAYLSTSPGGADSVAVIAVGSAVDAGFVMAMQMVRFFMVLLLGPRLSRWLVQRLSARTAA, from the coding sequence ATGTCTTTCTTCCGCCTGCAGCCCCGGCTGCACGGGCCTGCACTACTGCTCTGCAGCGCCTTGGCCAGTGCAGCCTTTTTGCTCATGGGCGTGCCTGCGGGTATGTTGCTGGGTTGCATGCTGGCCGCCGTCCTGCTTGCCACGCAGGACATGAATGTGCGGGTGCCCGCGCCGCTGTTTGCCATTGGCCAGTCGGTGATTGCCTGCCTGATGGCACGCAGCCTGCATTTCGAGGTGCTGCATCGCGTGGCCGGCGAATGGCCGCTGTTTCTGGGGATTGCGTTTTCCGTCATGGCGGCCAGTGCGCTGCTGGGCTTCTGGCTGATGCGCAGCGGCTTGCTGCCCGGCAGCACCGCCATCTGGGGCTTGGCACCCGGCGCGGCCTCCGCCATGGTGCTGATGGCGGGCGATTTCGGCGCAGACACGCGCTTGGTGGCGTTCATGCAGTACCTGCGGGTCGCTCTGGTCACGGCGATTGCTTCGCTGGTGGCTCACTTTGCAGCAGGCGCTTCCCTTGGGCAAACCGCAGCCGGTTGGGATGTCCAGCTGGCCCATTGGCTGCACATCCAGAACCCCTTGCATGCCGGCCTGACTCTTGCGCTGGTGCTGGCCGCCGCCGGGTTGGGCCGCACCCTCGCCTTCCCGGGCGGCCCCTTGCTGATTCCCATGGTGTTGGCACTGGCCATGGACAACTTCAGCCCCTGGAAGCTGGAGCTGCCGGGCCCCTTGCTGGCACTGGCGTATGCCGCGCTGGGCTGGGGTATAGGTCTGCGCTTTAACCGCGCGATTCTGGAGCACGCCTGGCGCGTGCTGCCACGGGTGCTGGTCGCCATCGCTGCGCTGATCGTGCTTGGGCTTTTGATTGCAGGCTGCCTGATGGGGTTTGCGGGTGTAGCTCCCCTCACCGCCTACTTGTCCACCAGCCCCGGCGGTGCGGACTCGGTGGCGGTGATTGCCGTGGGCAGCGCAGTCGATGCAGGTTTTGTCATGGCCATGCAAATGGTGCGTTTTTTCATGGTGTTGCTGCTGGGTCCGCGCCTTTCGCGCTGGCTGGTGCAACGTCTATCGGCGCGCACTGCGGCCTGA
- a CDS encoding alpha-E domain-containing protein → MLSRTADHLFWMSRYTERAENTARMLDVNYQTSLLPQSQAVAQMGWQGLLSISELLYSYKERHGEIQAREVMDFMVKDESNPSSIMSCLSAARENARAVRGALTTEVWETQNTTWLEVKRMIKSGDFEKDPSQFFEWVKFRSHLSRGVTVGTMLMDESLHFMRLGTFLERADNTARLVDVKFHAVQSDFFGAASEKDQEYDFYHWSAILRSVSAFEIYRKVYRDVIKPERVAELLILKSDMPRSLHASLNEVVGNLALVASNPESETLRRAGKLRSELQYGRIDEILATGLHAYLTQFLDRVNDLGAHISREFLVPVT, encoded by the coding sequence ATGTTGTCACGCACCGCTGACCACCTTTTCTGGATGTCCCGCTACACCGAGCGGGCCGAAAACACTGCGCGCATGCTGGATGTGAACTACCAGACATCGCTGCTTCCCCAATCACAAGCCGTCGCCCAGATGGGTTGGCAAGGCTTGCTGTCCATCAGTGAATTGCTGTACTCCTACAAAGAGCGGCATGGCGAAATTCAGGCCCGCGAAGTGATGGACTTCATGGTCAAGGACGAGAGCAATCCGTCTTCCATCATGTCTTGTCTGAGCGCTGCGCGCGAGAACGCCCGTGCGGTGCGCGGAGCGCTGACCACCGAGGTGTGGGAAACGCAAAACACCACCTGGCTCGAAGTCAAACGCATGATCAAGAGCGGAGACTTCGAGAAGGACCCTTCGCAGTTTTTTGAGTGGGTGAAGTTCCGCTCCCACCTGTCCCGCGGAGTGACCGTGGGCACCATGCTGATGGACGAGTCTTTGCACTTCATGCGCTTGGGCACCTTCTTGGAGCGGGCCGACAACACCGCGCGTTTGGTCGATGTGAAGTTCCATGCCGTGCAAAGTGATTTTTTTGGTGCTGCCAGCGAGAAGGACCAAGAGTACGACTTTTACCACTGGAGCGCGATTCTGCGCAGCGTGTCGGCGTTCGAGATCTACCGCAAGGTGTACCGCGATGTCATCAAGCCTGAACGCGTGGCGGAGTTGCTGATTCTCAAGTCCGACATGCCCCGCTCCTTGCACGCCAGCCTGAACGAAGTCGTGGGGAACCTGGCCCTGGTAGCCAGCAACCCGGAGAGCGAAACCCTGCGCCGCGCCGGCAAGCTGCGCTCGGAGCTGCAGTACGGACGTATCGACGAAATTCTGGCGACCGGCCTGCACGCTTACCTGACCCAGTTCCTGGACCGGGTCAACGACCTCGGCGCGCATATCAGCCGCGAGTTTCTGGTTCCAGTGACCTGA
- a CDS encoding HDOD domain-containing protein, producing MRVADIDREIETARAEGPLKDIVIQPCPALLSDLRVEVNREDPEPATIARIASRDVAMAAALIKVANSPIYARSRPAATVAEAVALLGISQTVSILTGFLLRETIRVKSPLLEHFWETSTRRAYAMGYIARQMYGVNADIAHTCGLFCNVGIPVMLQGIKGYEATLAHALAQTEKTGTELENDAHRTDHAVVGAIVAKTWRLSPNVAHAVRLHHDFTVLKDDNIPSTVRTLVAMALLAEHLVALHEGAQENREWELHGAECLTFLHVSGEEIQHWSDALHEQFTGPAGF from the coding sequence ATGCGCGTAGCCGATATTGACCGCGAGATTGAGACAGCGCGGGCCGAAGGGCCGCTGAAAGACATCGTCATCCAGCCCTGCCCGGCGCTGTTGTCCGACCTGCGTGTCGAGGTGAACCGTGAAGACCCGGAGCCTGCCACGATCGCCCGCATCGCTTCGCGCGATGTGGCCATGGCGGCAGCGCTCATCAAGGTGGCCAACAGCCCCATTTATGCCCGGTCCCGCCCGGCCGCCACGGTGGCCGAAGCAGTGGCGCTACTAGGGATTTCGCAGACGGTGTCCATCCTGACGGGCTTTCTGTTGCGCGAGACCATACGGGTCAAGTCGCCCTTGCTCGAACACTTTTGGGAAACGTCGACCCGGCGGGCCTATGCCATGGGCTACATCGCGAGGCAGATGTACGGCGTGAATGCGGACATCGCCCACACCTGCGGCTTGTTTTGCAATGTGGGCATACCGGTGATGTTGCAAGGCATCAAGGGCTACGAGGCCACGCTGGCCCATGCCTTGGCGCAGACGGAGAAAACCGGAACAGAGCTGGAGAACGATGCGCACCGTACCGACCATGCGGTGGTGGGGGCTATCGTCGCCAAAACTTGGCGCCTTTCTCCCAATGTGGCCCACGCCGTGCGACTGCACCACGATTTCACGGTGCTCAAGGACGACAACATTCCGTCCACGGTCCGCACCCTGGTGGCCATGGCCTTGCTCGCGGAACATCTGGTCGCCTTGCATGAGGGGGCACAGGAAAACCGGGAATGGGAGCTGCACGGAGCGGAGTGTCTGACCTTCCTGCACGTGAGCGGGGAGGAAATTCAGCACTGGTCGGACGCCCTGCACGAACAGTTCACCGGCCCTGCCGGTTTTTAA
- a CDS encoding DNA internalization-related competence protein ComEC/Rec2 gives MYAAAPRLAGGSRTGLALGAGLLAGIALQLQQAALAVWWVYAVFVLLAPALYARVATKRIASARVQCLVLIAGLAFAWGLTGLRAVVFVNQALNPALEGRDVWVTGVVADMPQATEAGVRFRFAPEEATLDGQPVRLPALLDVGWYTSAYNAQAQLPELQRPPADVRAGQRWRLQLRLKAPHGSANPHGFDYELYLWEQGVQATAYVRATASAPVPQLLGQTWQAPVALARQWTRERILTHVADARSAGLLAALVVGDQRAIDRNDWDVFRATGVSHLVSISGMHITMFAWAATLLAGRWWRRSVWLCNRLPAAHAGWLLGVTLACAYALFSGWGVPAQRTCLMLAMVVFLRVVGAHWPWPWVALWTAVVVLMWDPWAMLQAGFWLSFVAVGILFVSSVATNSGAARADSTGTGGQNDQESGMAAPQRAWARFLHSVCGLWREQWVITLALAPLVLLWFGQVSLVGLVANAFAIPWVTLVITPLSLAGVLWPEVWTAATGAVALLYAALDGLAALPWATLNLPLPPPALGIWAVAGGVLLVLPLPWAVRAMGVMPVLACLLWRPPLPAEGEFSLLAADIGQGNAVLVQTAGHALLFDAGPRYSLESDAGNRVLLPLIKALDVQLDTVVLSHRDTDHVGGAAAVLMMQPQAALLSSIDPQHALQQLRKSSRCEAGQRWVWDGVDFEVLQPPAGAYEQQPALKANALSCVLRISNGRQTALLTGDIEAPQELQMVGDPYTASKLRADVLLVPHHGSKTSSTPEFLQAVQPRHALVQAGYRNRYGHPAAPVQERYAAVGTHLVLSPRCGAARWRSAEPQNVACMREDERHYWAHDVP, from the coding sequence ATGTATGCAGCGGCACCCCGACTGGCTGGAGGGTCCCGCACCGGCCTCGCGCTCGGTGCGGGCCTGTTGGCCGGCATCGCTTTGCAGCTGCAGCAGGCCGCATTGGCGGTGTGGTGGGTTTATGCAGTGTTTGTGCTGCTGGCGCCCGCTCTCTATGCGCGGGTAGCTACCAAAAGAATAGCAAGTGCACGGGTGCAATGCCTGGTGCTGATCGCCGGGCTTGCGTTTGCCTGGGGCCTCACCGGTTTGCGGGCGGTGGTGTTTGTGAACCAGGCCCTGAACCCGGCGCTTGAAGGGCGCGATGTGTGGGTGACCGGGGTGGTGGCCGACATGCCGCAGGCCACCGAGGCGGGGGTGCGCTTCCGCTTCGCCCCTGAAGAAGCCACGTTGGATGGTCAGCCCGTGCGCCTTCCGGCCTTGCTGGATGTGGGCTGGTACACCAGTGCCTACAACGCACAAGCCCAGCTTCCTGAGCTGCAGCGCCCGCCGGCGGACGTGCGGGCCGGCCAGCGCTGGCGCCTGCAACTGCGCCTGAAAGCGCCACACGGCAGCGCCAACCCCCATGGGTTTGACTACGAGCTGTACTTGTGGGAGCAGGGCGTGCAGGCCACCGCTTATGTGCGCGCCACTGCCAGCGCGCCGGTGCCGCAGTTGCTGGGGCAGACCTGGCAGGCGCCCGTCGCCCTGGCCCGCCAATGGACGCGGGAGCGCATCCTCACCCATGTGGCAGATGCCCGCTCAGCCGGCTTGCTGGCAGCGCTGGTGGTGGGCGACCAGCGGGCCATAGACCGCAATGACTGGGATGTGTTCCGGGCTACCGGGGTATCACATCTGGTCAGCATTTCGGGCATGCACATCACCATGTTTGCGTGGGCGGCTACCCTGCTGGCAGGCCGTTGGTGGCGGCGCTCCGTGTGGCTGTGCAACCGGTTGCCGGCAGCGCATGCCGGCTGGCTGCTGGGGGTGACCTTGGCTTGCGCCTACGCGCTGTTTTCGGGCTGGGGCGTGCCGGCGCAGCGCACGTGCTTAATGCTGGCCATGGTGGTTTTCCTGCGCGTCGTAGGGGCGCATTGGCCCTGGCCGTGGGTGGCGCTGTGGACGGCGGTGGTGGTGCTGATGTGGGACCCGTGGGCGATGTTGCAGGCCGGTTTCTGGTTGAGTTTTGTGGCGGTAGGCATCTTGTTCGTAAGCTCTGTTGCTACGAATTCAGGAGCTGCTCGCGCAGATTCCACGGGCACCGGAGGTCAAAATGACCAAGAATCCGGAATGGCAGCCCCGCAGAGGGCGTGGGCCCGATTCCTGCACTCCGTTTGCGGATTGTGGCGGGAGCAGTGGGTGATCACCCTCGCGCTGGCGCCACTGGTCTTGTTGTGGTTCGGGCAGGTGTCCTTGGTAGGGCTGGTGGCGAATGCATTTGCCATACCCTGGGTCACGCTGGTGATCACACCTTTGTCCCTGGCCGGCGTGCTGTGGCCGGAGGTGTGGACAGCCGCCACCGGAGCCGTCGCGCTGCTGTATGCGGCGCTCGATGGATTGGCCGCCTTGCCGTGGGCCACGCTCAATCTGCCCCTGCCGCCCCCCGCATTGGGTATCTGGGCGGTGGCGGGCGGCGTGCTGCTGGTGTTGCCCCTGCCTTGGGCAGTGCGGGCTATGGGGGTGATGCCGGTGCTGGCTTGCCTGCTCTGGCGGCCGCCGCTGCCGGCGGAGGGCGAGTTCTCGCTGTTGGCGGCGGATATCGGGCAGGGCAACGCGGTCTTGGTGCAAACCGCCGGACATGCCTTGCTGTTCGATGCCGGCCCGCGCTACAGCCTGGAAAGTGATGCGGGTAACCGCGTGCTGCTGCCCTTGATCAAGGCGCTGGATGTGCAGCTGGATACCGTGGTGCTCAGCCACCGCGATACCGACCATGTGGGTGGCGCTGCCGCCGTGCTGATGATGCAGCCACAAGCCGCCCTGCTGAGCTCCATCGACCCGCAGCATGCCTTGCAGCAACTGCGCAAGTCCAGCCGTTGTGAAGCGGGGCAACGCTGGGTGTGGGATGGGGTGGACTTCGAGGTGCTGCAGCCGCCGGCCGGTGCGTATGAACAGCAACCGGCACTCAAGGCCAATGCCCTGTCCTGCGTGCTGCGCATCAGCAACGGCAGGCAGACGGCCTTGCTCACCGGAGACATTGAGGCACCCCAGGAGCTCCAGATGGTGGGTGACCCGTACACGGCTTCCAAGCTGCGCGCCGATGTGCTGTTGGTGCCGCACCACGGCAGCAAAACATCCAGCACGCCCGAGTTCCTGCAGGCGGTGCAGCCACGCCATGCACTGGTGCAGGCAGGCTATCGCAACCGCTACGGCCACCCGGCCGCGCCTGTGCAGGAGCGCTATGCGGCTGTGGGCACCCATTTGGTGTTATCGCCCCGTTGTGGTGCGGCGCGCTGGCGCTCTGCGGAGCCCCAAAATGTGGCATGTATGCGGGAAGACGAGCGGCATTATTGGGCTCATGATGTGCCATAG
- a CDS encoding DUF2126 domain-containing protein → MSIHAALNHVTHYSYDRLVNLGPQVIRLRPAPHCRSKIISYSLKVEPSTHFINWQQDPFANYQARLVFPEKTKEFKVTVDLVVEMAVYNPFDFFLEPTAENFPFKYDKLLAQELAPYLAAEPLTPTFQKFLDGIDRKERRTIDFLVYINQLVHKAVSYTIRMEPGVQTPEETLTLASGSCRDSGWLLVQLLRHCGLAARFVSGYLIQLAPDVKSLDGPSGTEIDFTDLHAWCEVYLPGAGWIGLDATSGLLAGEGHIPLACTPQPSGAAPIEGGVDKCEVEFQHHMQVTRMYESPRVTKPYTPEQWAEVMTLGDAVDAELVAGDVRLTMGGEPTFVAVNDRDAPEWNTDALGPTKRGFATELVHKLRDEYGQGGFLHFGQGKWYPGEQLPRWALNIYWRADKQKVWNNPALFTDERKPTHYTAEDAGYFIRTLAGKLGLTDKYVQAGYEDTWYYLWRERRLPVNVDPFNSKLDDEMERARLRRVFEQKLDSVVGYVLPLKVGDGPRLTGPSWTTGPWFFRDERMYLMPGDSPMGLRLPLDSLPWVSQGDYPYLVERDPTVDRGALPSHAAFAQRYAPHATTVATTANAGAAGVAGAGSVAANGVPYLAGNLAVPEAGRKMQTAKGTGDTSIATNAQSAKQPEPAMYAQAPDRFESAHWITRTALCVEVRDPRRASGPKAEAVGSKSGVMYVFMPPLERLEDYLDLLAAIEATAAELKMQIVLEGYPPPRDPRLKLLQVTPDPGVIEVNVHPVTNWKELVYNTEFLYNAAFESRLSAEKFMTDGRHTGTGGGNHFVMGGATPADSPFLRKPELLASLLLYWHNHPSLSYLFSGMFVGPTSQAPRVDEARNDQLYELEIAIEQIYKNRELYGQSMPPWLVDRTLRNILIDVTGNTHRSEFSIDKMYSPDSSTGRLGLLELRAFEMPPHPHMSSVQQLLLRALVARFWKSPYKAPVTRWGTELHDRYMLPTFIKMDFDDVIADMNAAGYAFDTSWFAPHYEFRFPMVGSVKSMGVEMTLRNALEPWHVMGEESSAGGTARYVDSSLERLEVRVTGLNESRYVVTCNGEALPMQSTGTVGEFVAAVRYKAWNPPSSLHPTIGVHAPLTFDIVDTWMKRSLGGCQYFVAHPGGRNYDTFPVNSYEAESRRLARFAAMGHTPGKLVVPPATINVAGSKEFPFTKDMRRN, encoded by the coding sequence ATGTCCATTCACGCAGCGCTGAACCACGTTACCCATTACTCGTACGACCGTCTGGTCAACCTCGGTCCCCAAGTCATCCGCCTGCGCCCTGCCCCGCACTGCCGCAGCAAGATCATTTCTTACTCGCTCAAGGTCGAGCCCAGCACCCACTTCATCAATTGGCAACAGGACCCGTTTGCCAATTACCAGGCCCGCCTGGTGTTCCCCGAAAAAACCAAGGAGTTCAAAGTCACGGTCGACCTGGTGGTCGAAATGGCGGTGTACAACCCCTTTGACTTCTTCCTGGAACCCACAGCCGAGAACTTCCCATTCAAGTACGACAAGCTGCTGGCCCAAGAGTTGGCGCCCTACCTGGCTGCCGAACCACTGACCCCCACCTTCCAAAAATTCCTGGACGGCATAGACCGCAAGGAACGTCGCACCATCGACTTTCTGGTCTACATCAACCAGCTGGTGCACAAGGCCGTCAGCTACACCATCCGCATGGAGCCCGGTGTGCAAACGCCGGAAGAAACCCTGACCCTGGCCAGCGGCTCGTGCCGTGACTCCGGCTGGCTGCTGGTGCAACTGCTGCGCCATTGCGGGCTGGCAGCGCGCTTTGTGTCGGGCTATCTGATCCAGCTGGCACCGGACGTCAAATCCCTGGACGGCCCCAGCGGCACCGAAATCGACTTCACCGATCTGCACGCCTGGTGCGAGGTCTATCTGCCCGGCGCAGGCTGGATCGGGCTGGACGCGACCAGCGGCTTGCTGGCAGGCGAGGGCCACATCCCGCTGGCCTGCACCCCGCAGCCCAGCGGCGCAGCCCCGATCGAGGGCGGCGTGGACAAGTGCGAGGTGGAGTTCCAACATCACATGCAAGTCACCCGCATGTACGAGTCCCCCCGCGTCACCAAGCCTTACACGCCCGAGCAGTGGGCTGAGGTCATGACCCTGGGCGACGCGGTAGACGCCGAACTCGTGGCCGGCGATGTGCGCCTGACCATGGGTGGCGAGCCCACCTTTGTGGCGGTGAACGACCGTGATGCGCCCGAGTGGAACACCGACGCCCTGGGCCCCACCAAGCGGGGCTTCGCCACCGAGCTGGTGCACAAACTGCGCGACGAATACGGCCAAGGCGGCTTTCTGCACTTCGGCCAGGGCAAGTGGTACCCCGGCGAGCAGCTGCCGCGCTGGGCGCTCAACATCTACTGGCGTGCCGACAAACAAAAGGTGTGGAACAACCCCGCCCTGTTCACCGACGAGCGCAAGCCCACCCACTACACCGCAGAAGATGCGGGTTACTTCATCCGCACCCTGGCGGGCAAGCTGGGCCTGACCGACAAGTATGTGCAGGCGGGCTATGAAGACACCTGGTACTACCTGTGGCGTGAGCGCCGCCTGCCGGTGAATGTGGACCCCTTCAACAGCAAACTCGATGACGAGATGGAGCGCGCCCGTCTGCGCCGCGTCTTCGAGCAGAAGCTGGACTCGGTGGTGGGCTATGTGCTGCCGCTCAAGGTGGGAGATGGCCCGCGCCTCACTGGTCCGAGCTGGACCACCGGCCCCTGGTTCTTCCGCGACGAGCGCATGTACCTCATGCCAGGCGACTCGCCCATGGGCCTGCGACTGCCGCTGGATTCCCTGCCCTGGGTGAGCCAGGGCGACTACCCGTATCTGGTGGAACGGGACCCGACCGTAGACCGCGGCGCGCTGCCTTCCCACGCAGCCTTTGCACAGCGCTATGCGCCCCACGCTACCACGGTCGCGACGACCGCCAACGCTGGCGCCGCCGGGGTCGCAGGTGCAGGATCAGTTGCCGCCAACGGCGTGCCCTACCTGGCCGGCAACCTCGCCGTGCCGGAAGCCGGTCGCAAGATGCAAACGGCCAAAGGTACCGGCGACACCAGCATTGCCACCAACGCCCAAAGCGCCAAGCAGCCTGAGCCCGCGATGTATGCACAGGCTCCGGACCGCTTCGAGTCCGCCCACTGGATCACCCGCACAGCCCTGTGCGTGGAAGTGCGCGACCCCCGCCGCGCCAGCGGCCCCAAGGCCGAAGCCGTGGGCTCCAAATCGGGCGTGATGTATGTGTTCATGCCGCCCCTGGAGCGCTTGGAGGACTACCTGGACCTGCTGGCCGCCATTGAAGCCACTGCAGCCGAACTCAAAATGCAAATCGTGTTGGAAGGCTACCCGCCCCCGCGCGACCCGCGCTTGAAGCTTTTGCAAGTTACCCCGGACCCGGGCGTGATCGAGGTCAACGTGCACCCGGTCACCAACTGGAAAGAGCTGGTCTACAACACCGAGTTTTTGTACAACGCAGCGTTCGAGTCGCGCCTGAGTGCCGAGAAGTTCATGACCGATGGCCGCCACACCGGCACCGGTGGCGGCAACCACTTTGTGATGGGCGGCGCCACACCTGCAGACAGCCCTTTCCTGCGCAAACCCGAGCTGCTTGCCAGCCTGCTGCTGTACTGGCACAACCACCCGAGCCTGAGCTACCTGTTTTCCGGCATGTTTGTGGGCCCGACCAGCCAAGCCCCGCGCGTGGACGAAGCCCGCAACGACCAGCTCTACGAACTGGAGATCGCCATCGAGCAGATCTACAAAAACCGCGAGCTCTACGGCCAGAGCATGCCGCCCTGGTTGGTGGACCGCACGCTGCGCAACATCCTGATTGACGTGACCGGCAACACCCACCGCAGCGAGTTCTCTATCGACAAGATGTACTCGCCGGACTCGTCCACGGGCCGTTTGGGCTTGCTGGAACTGCGCGCGTTCGAGATGCCGCCGCACCCGCACATGAGCAGCGTGCAGCAGCTCCTGCTGCGCGCACTGGTCGCCCGCTTCTGGAAGTCGCCATACAAGGCCCCGGTCACCCGCTGGGGCACCGAACTGCACGACCGCTACATGCTGCCCACCTTCATCAAAATGGACTTTGATGACGTGATCGCCGACATGAACGCGGCCGGCTACGCGTTTGACACCAGCTGGTTCGCCCCGCACTACGAGTTCCGCTTCCCGATGGTGGGCTCGGTCAAGAGCATGGGCGTGGAGATGACCCTGCGCAACGCCTTGGAGCCTTGGCATGTGATGGGCGAAGAAAGCTCCGCCGGCGGCACCGCCCGCTATGTGGACTCCAGCCTGGAACGGCTGGAAGTGCGGGTCACCGGCCTCAACGAGAGCCGCTATGTGGTCACCTGCAATGGCGAAGCCCTGCCCATGCAAAGCACCGGTACGGTGGGCGAGTTTGTCGCCGCCGTGCGCTACAAGGCCTGGAACCCACCCAGCAGCCTGCACCCCACCATTGGTGTGCACGCCCCGCTGACGTTCGACATCGTGGATACCTGGATGAAGCGCTCACTGGGCGGTTGCCAGTACTTCGTGGCCCACCCCGGCGGGCGCAATTACGACACCTTCCCGGTCAACAGCTACGAGGCCGAAAGCCGCCGCTTGGCGCGCTTCGCCGCCATGGGCCACACGCCTGGCAAGTTGGTAGTGCCACCGGCCACGATCAACGTGGCAGGCAGCAAGGAGTTTCCGTTCACCAAAGACATGCGCAGGAACTGA